CGCGATGATGGCGATGACTATCATTAATTCAATTAAGGTAAATCCTTTATTCAAGGTAGTTTGTGTAGTTAGTTTCATTTATTTTCCTTTCGTTAAGCCTTTATTGGCTGAAATATTGTGAAAAGGGAAAATTTTTTTGTAAAACAGACCGCACTTTTTCTGCGATCCTGATCGCAAAAATAGGAAAAATGTATGCGAAAAATAAAAGATATTGAGAAAGGATTTCTGACTAATTGTCGACAAATTCCATCTCCGCATTTTGATAAACGCCCAGATTTACAAGATATTTCACTTCTGGTGATCCATTACATTAGTTTACCGCCAGAACAATTTGGTGGCGGATATGTGGATGATTTTTTTCAAGGAAAATTAGATCCTAAGATTCATCCTTATTTTGAAGAAATTCATCAAATGCGTGTTTCAGCCCATTGTTTGATTGAACGAGATGGGCGAATTACGCAATATGTTAATTTTAACCATAGGGCTTGGCATGCTGGATTATCTTGCTTTCAAGGGCGAGAAAAATGTAATGATTTTGCCATTGGAATTGAGTTAGAAGGTAGTAATGAGCAGCCTTTTACTAATGAGCAGTATTTGGCATTGCAAGAGCTTACTAACTTAATCATGAAAAGTTACCCTAAAATTACGAAAGAGCGGATTGTTGGGCATTGTGATATTTCGCCAGGACGTAAGATCGATCCCGGTCAATATTTTGATTGGGAACGTTATTTTGCCTGCCTGAAATAATTTGTTTAAAAATTAGACATTAAAATTTAGAGACTTCTGTGTATTACAAATATTGTAATGTTTTATCTATAAGTGATTGAATTTAAATGGATAAATTTTATCTTGAAATTATCTTGGAAAGGTTTGTTTGAGTTATACAACATTATGGATTTTCTCAACCACAATTTTATCCACAGAAATATTGAATAACTCAAAGAGATTGCTAAAAGATCTTTGGTGAATGGAATCACTTTAAAAATTGTATTTTTTTACCGCACTTTCTTCTATTTTTGTATGTAAAAAGTGCGGTTTATTTTTGTTTAAGATCTTTTGATTGGAAATAACTCAATTTATTTTTAAGTTTGATGTGATAAGGATCCTTCCCCGTTTTTACGTGATCAATTCACAATCAGAAATCCGTTATTCACAATGTTATCCACAATCTGTGTATTTTATTGTGTAGCCAGCCCCTTGGTTGATAAAAACACTGATTTATGAAACAATCTGCAGATTATTTTTATATGAAAAATTTAAGGTAAAACGATAGTGATCGATTTTGATGGCTACCGTCCAAATGTGGGTATTGTGATTTGTAATCGCAACGGGCAAGTGCTTTGGGCGAAGCGCTGTGGGCAAAATTCGTGGCAGTTTCCGCAAGGTGGCATTAATGATAATGAAAGTGCCGAGCAAGCGATGTATCGTGAACTGTACGAAGAAGTTGGTCTACAGCCTAAAGATGTGCGCATTTTATATGTATCTAAGCATTGGTTGCGTTATAAATTACCAAAACGTTTGTTGCGTTATGACAGCAAACCGATGTGTATAGGACAAAAGCAACGCTGGTTTTTGTTACAGCTTGTTGGCGATGAAAAAAATATCAATATGCAAACGACCAAATCTCCAGAATTTGATGGATGGCGTTGGGTGAGTTTTTGGTATCCTGTTCGTCAGGTCGTATCTTTCAAAAAAGAAGTGTATCGCAAAGCGATGAAAGAGTTTTCGGGGGTGTTGTTCTCAGAAAATCCTCCTGTGTATCAACCTGCACGAGAATTGGAGCAAAAATCTTATACTCATCCTAAAAAATATAATGGTTCAAAATTTCCAAAACGTTCTTTTAATAAAACAAGGAATTCATAATGCTTAGCTTTATTTTACTTTGTTTGCTTGTGGGAGCGGTTGCTGGCTTTTTTGCGGGACTTTTTGGTATTGGTGGTGGATTACTGATTGTTCCTGTGTTGGTGTACTTGTTACCAATGGTGGGTGTGCCTGAATCTTTATTAATGTCTACCGCACTTGGAACCTCTTTCGCAACGATTGTTATTACTGGCTTTTCTTCGGCTCAACGACATCATAAGTTAGGTAATGTTGTGTGGAGTGCGGTGAAGATCCTTGCTCCGAGCATCATGGTTAGCGTGTTTATTTGCGGTTTCTTTATCGGAAAACTTGATCGCGATATTTCTAGTAAATTATTTGCCTGTTTAGTGGTTTATCTCGCAGTTAAAATGGTCTTATCTATTAAACCTAAGACAAATAAAACAGTTAAACCTTTGACGACTCAATCGTCTATTATTGGTGGCATTTTAATTGGTATGGCATCTAGCGCTGCAGGGATCGGTGGTGGCGGATTTATTGTGCCGTTTTTAAATTCTCGCGGTATCGATATGAAAAAGGCTATTGGTTCCTCGGCTTTCTGTGGCATGTTACTTGGAACTTCTGGAATGTTCAGTTTTATGTTAAGTGGCTGGGGGAATGTGGCAATGCCGGAATATTCTTTAGGTTACATTTATTTCCCTGCAGTGTTATGTATTACTGCCACATCGTTTTTCACGTCAAAACTTGGTGCGACAGCCACCTCAAAACTACCAGTGCCAACTTTGAAGAAAGGGTTTGCACTTTTATTAATTACCATTGCTGTTGATATGTTTATTAGATAGAGAAAATTATGAATTCAAATTACTTGCTTCTGCCTCATTTTGATCCAACCATTTTTACTCTTGGTGATAGCAATATCGGCTTACGTTGGTATGGTTTGATGTACCTTTTAGGTTTTATTTTTGCACGCTGGCTTGCGGTTCGCCGTGCTAGTCGCCCAAATAGCGGTTGGACAGTGGATCAAGTTGATACCTTACTTTTCAACGGTTTTATGGGCGTATTTATTGGCGGACGTGTTGGCGATGTATTTTTTTATAATTTGGAGCGTTTCTTACAAGAGCCGCTTTATTTGTTCCGTGTTTGGGAAGGTGGAATGTCTTTCCATGGCGGCTTAATAGGCGTCATTGTTGCCATGATTTGGACGTCTTATTCACAAAAACGTAATTTTTGGCAAACGGCTGATTTTGTTGCGCCTTTGATTCCGTTTGGTTTAGGTTTAGGTAGAATTGGTAATTTCATTAATCTTGAGCTATGGGGACGCGAAACGGATGTGCCTTGGGCAATGATTTTCCCGAATGATCCGCTATTACTTCCTCGTCATCCATCGCAACTTTATGAAGCTTTTCTAGAAGGCGTAGTGTTGTTTACGATTCTGAATATTTTTATTAAAAAGCCACGTCCAATGGGTTCCGTTGCTGGTTTATTTTTAATTGGCTATGGCATCTTCCGTTTTATCGTGGAATATGTTCGTGAGCCCGAAGTTGAAAATTTCTTTGGGGTCATTACAAGAGGACAAGCGCTTTGTTTACCAATGATTATTGGTGGTGCTTTAATTATGGCTTGGGCTTATTCACACAAAAGTGCAGTAATAAAATAGGAGATTTTTATGAAGCAATATCTTGATCTTTGTCGTCGCATTATTAATGAAGGTGAATGGGTTGCCAATGAGCGTACAGGTAAGCGTTGTCTGACGGTTATTAATGCAGATTTAGAATATGATGTGGCGAATAATCAATTTCCGTTGATAACCACGCGTAAAAGTTATTGGAAAGCTGCAATTGCCGAATTTTTAGGTTACATTCGTGGATATGACAATGCCGCTGATTTCCGCGCACTTGGTACTAAAACTTGGGATGCTAATGCGAATGAAAATGCCGCATGGCTTGCGAATCCGCACCGTAGAGGCGTTGATGATATGGGGCGTGTATATGGTGTGCAAGGCAGAGCATGGCGTAAGCCTAATGGAGAAACCATCGATCAGTTACGCAAAATTGTTAATAATTTGACCAATGGCATTGATGATAGAGGGGAAATTTTAACCTTCTTTAACCCTGGTGAGTTTGATCTTGGTTGTCTTCGTCCTTGTATGCATACGCATACTTTTTCTCTTGTGGGCGATACTTTACATCTTACTAGTTATCAACGTTCCTGTGATGTTCCACTTGGATTGAATTTCAATCAAATTCAAGTGTTTACTTTCTTGTCGCTTATGGCTCAGATTACGGGCAAAAAAACAGGCAAGGCATATCATAAAATTGTGAATGCGCATATTTATGAAGATCAGCTTGAATTAATGCGTGATGTGCAACTTAAACGCGAGCCTTTCCCATTGCCAAAATTAGAAATTAATCCAGATATAAAAACGCTTGAAGATTTAGAAACTTGGGTCACGATGGATGATTTTAAAGTCGTTGGCTATCAATCTCATGATCCGATTAAATATCCGTTTTCCGTCTAATGGATGTATCAAAAGTGCGGTCAGAATTTGATGAGAAAATGATGCGCTACGCCCTTGAACTTGCGGATAAAGCAGAAACGTTAGGTGAGATTCCTGTGGGGGCGGTGTTGGTGGATGATGCTGGAAATATTATTGGCGAAGGTTGGAATCTCTCCATTGTTCAAAGTGATCCTACCGCACATGCTGAAATTATCGCTTTGCGTAATGGGGCGAAAAATATTCAAAATTATCGCCTACTGAATACTACGCTTTATGTGACATTAGAGCCTTGCACAATGTGTGCTGGGGCAATTTTGCATAGCCGTATTAAACGTCTTGTGTTTGGTGCTTCTGATTATAAAACCGGTGCGGTTGGATCGCGTTTCCATTTTTTTGATGATTATAAGATGAATCATACTCTGGAGATTACATCTGGTGTATTGGCTGAAGAGTGTAGTCAGAAATTAAGCGCATTTTTTCAGAAGAGACGTGAAGAGAAAAAAATAGAGAAAGCATTGTTAAAAAAGTCTGATTGATATTAAATCTCCCTTCTCTCCTATTCTTAGCTTTTAAAAACCAGGGTTTATTGTTATCTCAAGTCGTTTTACATGCGGAAATTCTTCTTGAATGAGTTTCAATAATTCAGTCTGTCTGAATAAAATTCCTTGGCGAACGATCGCATTTGCTGTCTCAATAAAAATTGAGTTATCTGTCATATTACCAATACGAAATTTGCCGTGAAATTCCTGTGGAAAAATGCGGTTAAATTTTTGATTAAGTTCATTGATGGCAAGGCCTTTTTTCATTATTTTGGCAAAGGGCGATTGCTCAAGCACATCCATAATATTGACTGCTTTTTGATAACGTTCAGCCTTGTTTTCCATAAAGTCTGCCCCCATAAATGACATTAGTTTAGATTTCCGCTACAATACACATAATTTTCATAATAAACAACGAGACGATGATTTCAGGCACTGTCAAACCGAATTTTTGGTCGCGATTACTTTTAAGTATCATCGCGATTTTTGCTTTGCCTAACGCACAAAGTTTTGAAAATCAAAATAATGCGGAAAATTATTCCTCGAGTGTTTCCATTCAACAAGCGTTGGAAACGGTAAAAGTAGCACGTGAAGTGCAACGACAAGCTATTCCTCAACCTTTAATTTCCCGTCAAACTGAAAAACAACCTAAAATTCAACCGCACTTTTTAGCTGATGCGTTGAATCCTAGTGCGCCAATTCGAGCAGGCCCCTTGCTTATTTAATTTTTCTGTTTTTGTGAAGAATATTGCTATTGAAATAGCGATATTTTAAAAAAGAATTATTGTGCATGGAAGAAAGTATTTCATACGCATTTAGCTATTTAACTTATATATTTAAAAAGAGAAATTATGAGCATTTTAACGAAAATTTTTGGTAGCCGTAACGACCGTATTTTACGTAAATTAAGAAAACAAGTTGCAAAAATCAATAAATTAGAACCTGAGTTTGAAGCCCTTACAGATGAACAACTTCGTGCAAAAACAGATGAATTTCGTCAACGTTTAAGTGCGGGCGAAACTTTGCAACAAATTTTACCAGAAGCATTCGCAACGGTACGTGAAGCAAGTAAGCGCGTGCTTGGTATGAGACATTTTGATGTTCAGCTTATTGGTGGGATGGTATTGACTAACCGCTGTATCGCAGAAATGCGCACTGGTGAAGGTAAAACATTAACTGCGACTTTGCCTTGTTATTTAATCGCACTTGAAGGTAAAGGCGTTCATGTTGTGACAGTGAATGACTATCTTGCTCGCCGAGATGCAGAAACAAACCGTCCGTTATTTGAATTTTTGGGCATGAGTGTAGGCGTAAATATTCCTGGTTTACCGCCTGAAGAAAAACGTGCGGCTTATGCAGCTGATATTACTTATGCAACCAATAGTGAACTTGGTTTTGATTATTTACGTGACAACTTAGCTCACTCAAAAGAAGAGCGTTTCCAACGTACCTTAGGCTATGCGCTGGTGGATGAAGTGGATTCCATCTTAATTGATGAAGCGCGTACACCATTGATTATTTCTGGTCAAGCTGAAGACAGTTCTGCGCTTTATATTGCAGTCAATAAACTGATTCCAAACTTAATTAAGCAAGAAAAAGAAGATACAGAAGAATACCAAGGCGAAGGGGACTTTACTTTAGATCTTAAATCTAAACAGGCGCACTTAACTGAACGTGGCCAAGAAAAAGTGGAAGATTGGTTGATTGCGCAAGGTTTAATGCCAGAAGGGGATTCTTTGTATTCTCCTGGTCGAATTGTATTACTTCACCATGTTATGGCTGCCTTGCGTGCGCACACATTGTTTGAAAAAGATGTCGATTACATTGTAAAAGATGGTGAAATCGTGATTGTTGATGAACATACTGGTCGAACAATGGCAGGGCGTCGTTGGTCGGATGGTTTACATCAAGCCATTGAGGCAAAAGAAGGGGTTGAAATTAAGAGTGAAAACCAAACTGTTGCGTCAATTTCTTACCAAAACTACTTCCGTTTATATGAGCGTCTTGCAGGTATGACGGGGACTGCGGATACTGAAGCGTTTGAGTTCCAACAAATTTATGGCTTGGAAACCGTTGTGATTCCAACAAACCGTCCAATGATTCGTGATGATCGTACCGATGTGATGTTTGAAAATGAACAGTATAAATTTAATGCAATTATTGAAGACATCAAAGATTGTGTTGAACGCCAGCAACCAGTTTTAGTGGGGACGATTTCAGTAGAAAAATCAGAAGAATTATCTAAGGCTTTAGATAAAGTAGGTATTAAACACAATGTATTGAATGCGAAATTCCACCAACAAGAAGCAGAAATCGTGGCAGAAGCTGGTTATCCCGGTGCGGTGACTATCGCAACGAATATGGCGGGTCGCGGTACGGATATTATCCTTGGTGGTAACTGGAAAGCGCAGGCTGCTAAATTAGAAAATCCAACTCAAGAACAAATTGAAGCGCTTAAAGCTGAGTGGGAAAAGAACCACGAGATTGTAATGAAAGCAGGTGGTTTGCATATTATCGGTACAGAGCGTCATGAATCTCGCCGTATCGATAACCAGTTGCGTGGTCGTTCTGGCCGTCAAGGTGACCCAGGCTCTTCTCGTTTCTATCTTTCTTTGGAAGACGGCTTAATGCGCATTTATTTAAATGAAGGTAAACTCAATTTAATGCGTAAAGCGTTCACCGTGCCTGGTGAGGCTATGGAATCGAAAATGTTGGCGAAAGTGATTGCATCTGCTCAAGCAAAAGTTGAGGCTTTCCATTTCGATGGTCGTAAAAACCTACTTGAATATGATGATGTGGCAAATGACCAACGTCATGCCATTTATGAGCAACGTAATTATTTGCTTGATAATGATGATATTTCTGAAACTATCAACGCTATTCGCCACGATGTATTTAATAGCGTGATTGATCAATATATTCCACCGCAATCTTTGGAAGAACAATGGGATATTAAAGGGCTTGAAGAGCGTTTAGCTCAAGAGTTTGGTATGGAATTACCAATTTCTCATTGGCTGGAAGAAGACAATAATCTTCACGAAGAAAACTTGCGTGAACGCATCGTCGAAGTCGCCGAAAAAGAATATAAAGAAAAAGAAGCGCTGGCTGGTGAAGAAACCATGCGTAACTTTGAAAAAGGCGTTATGTTACAAACCTTAGATGAGCTTTGGAAAGAACACCTAGCTGCGATGGATTATTTGCGCCAAGGTATTCATTTACGCGGTTATGCACAAAAAGATCCAAAACAAGAGTATAAAAAAGAATCTTTCCGTATGTTTACGGAAATGTTGGATTCTTTAAAACACCACGTTATCACGACGTTAACGCGTGTACGTGTGCGTACTCAAGAAGAAATGGAAGAAGCTGAACGTGCTCGTCAGGAGATGGCTGCTCGTATCAATCAAAATAATTTACCTGTGGATGAAAATGGTCAGGCAATCCAAAATTCAGATTCTAAAGATTATTCAGAACGTCGCATTGGACGCAATGAGCCTTGTCCTTGTGGTTCGGGTAAAAAATACAAGCATTGTCATGGCAGTCGTGCTGCTCGCCATTAATGATTAGCCAAAGTGCGGTGATTTTTCACCGCACTTTTTTCATAGGTACTATTGGATAGAAGAAATGGATAAAAAAATTATACAAGTTGCTGCGGGTATTATTCGTAATGAGTTTAGTCAGATCTATTTAACGCAACGTTTAGAAGGACAGGATTTTGCCCAATCTTTAGAATTTCCTGGTGGAAAAGTGGATGCGGGAGAAACACCAGAACAGGCGTTAAAACGTGAACTGGAAGAGGAAATTGGCATTGTGGTATTAAATGCTGAACTTTACGAACGCTTCCAATTTGAATATCCAACAAAGATTATTTCTTTTTTCTTTTATGTCGTAGATGAATGGATTGGAGAGCCTTTTGGGCGAGAAGGTCAAGAAGGATTTTGGATTGAGCAACGCACATTGGACGCAGGGCAGTTTCCGCCAGCTAATGCTAAATTAATTCATCGATTGCTGAATGAAGCTCTCCATCCTATAAAATAAAACCCTAGTCAGACTAGGGTTTATATAACATCTATTGATTTTTTCAAATTATTTCGGCATTGCGGCTTTCATTTGTTTAAGTTGCTCTGCCGCTTGATTACAAGCCTTATCTTGTGCCGCTACGGGCATTGATGCAAATTGTTGTTTGCTTGATTCATATTGCGCTTTCATTGTATTTGCTTGCGCAGCTGGCATTGATGCTAAGAAAGAATCAATTTCAGCGAAATAAGTTTTACAACTTGCAGACAAATCAGCTGCAGAAGCTGAAAAACCAAATCCCATTAAAATAAGTGTAGCTAGTGTTTTTTTCATCATGATATCCTCACGAAAGTTAATTAATAAGTCATTGCCGATATGGCGTTTTATTATACCATTTTAGCGCAAAAAAAAAACAATAGCGATTACAAACAAATTTTCACAGACAAATCAGCGAGTTTAATCCACACTTCATCGCTAAATTCTTGTTTAGCAAGACGTTCAATATTGGCGAGTTCTTGGATAATTTCGTAGAGCTTTTGGTAGGTTAAACGTTGAATCGCACTTAAAAAGAGCGGTCGGCGATTTTGCCAGATTTTTAGACGGTCAAATTCAGTCTTAATTTGTTGAGTTGGAAGTTTTTCCGTTGTCATAATACCTTGCTGTGGTTTTGTGAGTTCAAGCAACGTAAATAATTCTCGCTGTAGCGTGCGTAATAAAATAATAGGTTGCACATCTTCAGCTTGTAAACCTTTTAAAATACGTTTAGCACGATTTGCTTTTCCCATTAGCAACGCATCAATCCATTGAAATGGTGTAAAAATTGAGGATTGTTCCACCACGCTAATAACACGATTGTAATTAAGTTTATGATCGGGATGAAGTAAATCTAAAAGCTGCAAAGTTTGCTTGAGTGCGAGCAGATTGTTTTCATAACTATAACAAAGTTGTTGGATTGCTTCATCATCAGCTTCTAATCCCATCGCTTTGGTACGATTTTTTACCCAACGAGGGAGATTTTCAGCTGTAGGCGTTTGGCAATTTACAAGAATCGCACTGGTTTCATATTGGTTTAGTTCAACAAACCATGCTTGGTTTTCATTTACTTTTGCTAGCTTTGCAATTTGTAAAATCAGCAAGATCTCGTCATGTAGAACCGAAATAAATTCTTGCAGATTTTTCTGTAAAAGTGCGGTGAAATTTTCAGGTAAATTTAATACCATGACTTGTTTGTTAAAAAACAATCCCATGGACTGACAGGATTCTATGAGTTGTGCCCAGTCAGTTTGGCTATCAATCTGAATGTTATTTTTCTCATCGAATCCTTGTTGGTTGGCTGTTTTATAAATGGCATCTTCACTTTCACTCAGTAACAATGGATCTTGCCCTACCAAAAAGTAAACTTTGGCTAAACGTTGGGAAAGATGTTGATTAAGTTGCTCTGGGAAGATGCGATTCATTATTTATGTTTAACCTGTTTTTCTAATGCAACCATTTTGGTAATAAGCTGACGCGCAGCTTGTTCTCGCATATCATTCCAAATTACTTCTCGTTCGCCAGATTTAGCTAATGCTGCGCGAGAGTTATCAAAGAAAGTGCGGTTGACTTTTGCCGTGATTGGGTGGCTTTCACCATTCGCTAAACGAATGCTTGCTTCCACTTCTAACATCAATACTTTTTCAGCTTCGCGTCCGCGTTTAAAGACAGAAGCGACTTCATCATTTGTACGGAATTTATTGATGCGTAAAACAGGAATGCCTTGAGTCGAATTGACGAGTTGAACATTGTTCGCTTGTAACTGATTACGCATCGCCACTGACATTTCACTGTATGGATCGGGGCTTTCAAAGGTAAGGGTACGTAATTCTTGTGGAATTAATGTACCGTTTTGAAAATGCCAGCCACAAGCAGAAAGCGCGATAATGCTTGCTACAATAAACAAAGCTTTGATTGATTTAATCATAAAAATTACCTTTATTGTGGAGTGTATAAATTTAAAATCCATACACTAATAAAGATAGAATCTGTGAAATATCAATATTCCACAGATTCTACGGATTATGGTTTAACCACAAAATTCAACATTTTTAATGGAATATAGATTTCTTTAAGAATTTCTTTTCCATCAAGGAATTTTGCAACATTAGGATCTGCTTTCGCTGTCGCTTTAATTTCTTCTTCTGAAGAGGTTGCAGGAACAGTCACTTTTCCACGAACCTTGCCGTTTACTTGCACAACAATGAGTTTTTCATCTTCTACCATTGCGGCTTCATCAGCTTTCACCCATTCAGCGGTATCGATGTTGCTTTCATTTCCTAGCGCTTGCCATAATTCAAAGCAGATATGTGGCGTAATTGGATAAAGCATACGAACAACTGCACTTAATGCTTCCGCCATGACAGCACGATCTTGCTCGCTTTCTAAGGAAGCCTTAGTGAGTTTATTCATCAATTCCATTACTGCTGCAATCGCAGTATTAAATGTTTGACGACGACCAATATCATCGCTCACTTTCGCAATCGTTTTATGTACTTCACGACGAAGTGCTTTTTGCGCTGCTGAAAGTGCGGTGATATCTAGGCTAGTTTTTGCTGGGTTTTGTTGATATTGGTATACCAAATTCCAAACACGCCCTAAGAAACGTTTCGCGCCTTCTACGCCAGATTCTTGCCATTCCAAGGTCATTTCTGCTGGAGAGGCAAACATCATAAAGAGACGAACAGTATCGGCGCCATATTTTTCTACCATTTCTTGTGGGTCAATACCGTTATTTTTGGATTTCGACATTTTGGTCATGCCACTGTGGACTAATTCACGCCCTTCAGGATCGGTGGCTTTAATGATGCGACCTTTCTCATCACGATCAAGAGTCACTTGAGTTGGGCTCACCCAAATACGCTCATTGGTTGGACTGGTGTAGTAGAAGGCATCTGCAAGCACCATACCTTGACACAATAATTTATCGGCTGGTTCGTCACTGGTTACAAATCCTGCATCACGTAATAATTTGTGGAAGAAACGGAAGTAGAGCAAGTGCATTGTTGCGTGTTCAATACCACCAATATATTGATCCACTGGTAACCAATAGTTTGCTTCTTCCGCATCAAGCATGCCATTTTGATATTGTGGACAAGTGTAGCGCGCGTAATACCAAGAGGATTCCATAAAGGTATCAAAGGTATCCGTTTCTTTTAACGCTGGTGCGCCGTTGAGCGTCGTTTTTGCCCAATTAGGATCAGCTTTAATTGGGCTTTTCACGCCATCCATTACCACATCTTCAGGCAGAATAATAGGTAAATCTTCCATTGGTGCAGGTACTACATCGCCATTTTCAAGGGTTAGCATCGGAATTGGCGCACCCCAATAACGTTGGCGAGAAACGCCCCAGTCACGTAAACGGTAATTCACTTGACGTTTTCCAACACCTAATTTTTCTAATTTATCTGCAATTCCGTTGAAAGCGCCATCAAAATCTTTACCATCAAACTCGGCTGAGTTCACTAATTTACCGTGTTCAACGAAAGCTTGTTTGGTTAAATCAATTTCTTCATCTGCAAGCGGTGCGATCACTTGTTTAATTGGCAAACTGTATTTCTGAGCAAATTCAAAGTCACGTTGGTCGTGAGCTGGAACCGCCATGACAGCACCTGTGCCATAGTGCATTAACACGAAATTCGCAACCCAAATTGGTAATTTTTCACCCGTCAATGGATGAATGGCAAATAAGCCCGTTGCCATTCCTTTTTTCTCCATTGTCGCAAGATCAGCTTCTGCTACTTTTGCGTTTTTCGCTTCTTGGATAAAGGTGGCTAATTCAGGATTATTTTGAGCCGCTAAACTTGCTAATGGATGTGCTGCCGCAATGCCTAAATAACTCACTCCGTAAAAGGTATCTGGACGCGTGGTGTAAACCGCTACTTTTTTGTTGGTATCTGCAACATCAAAGGTAATTTCTACCCCTTCAGAACGACCGATCCAGTTGCGTTGCATAGTTTTTACCATGTCTGGCCATTGTGGAAGGGTATCTAAACCACCTAATAATTGCTCTGCATAGTCAGTAATTTTGATAAACCATTGTGGGATTTCTTTTTGTTCCACAGGTGTATCACAACGCCAGCAACAACCTTCGTGTACTTGCTCGTTTGCGAGTACGGTTTCATCATTCGGACACCAGTTTACTGTTGAGGTTTTTTTGTATACTAAGCCTTTTTTGTAAAGCTCAGTGAAGAACCATTGTTCCCATTTGTAGTATTCTGGTTTACAGGTTGCCATTTCACGATCCCAGTCGAAACCAAAGCCTAAAAGCTGAAGTTGTTTTTTCATGTAGGCAATGTTTTCGTATGTCCATTTAGCAGGTGCGGTTTTGTTTTTGATCGCCGCACCTTCTGCCGGCAAGCCGAAAGCATCCCAACCAAATGGTTGCAACACGTTTTTACCTAGCATACGTTGATAACGAGAAATTACATCACCAATAGTGTAGTTGCGCACATGCCCCATATGCAGGCGACCCGATGGATATGGGAACATAGAAAGACAGTAATATTTTTCTTTAGATTCGTCTTTGATTGCTTTAAAAACTTTATTTTCTGCCCAATATTGTTGAACCTTTGGTTCGATCATATCGGGGCGATATTGTTCTTGCATAAAATCACCTTAAATTTTAACCGCACTTTTGCAGCATTTTGACAATAGAAAATGTGGCATAGAATACCGTAAAAAGGCATAAATTGATAGGGCAGGAGACCAAAGTGCGGTGATTTTTTTCTTTGTTTTTACAATAGATTTTGAATTTCTTTTGGAATTAATTTGGGTTCAGGAATCCAAACTTGTTTGTGTCTGCTCAATTCCCCTTTTTCTAAAATAATACTGCTTTTGGGCACTTTGAAGGATTTACTTAAAAATTTCAATAAATGCGCATTTGCTTGACCATCAACAGGTGGCGCAGTAATGGTAATTTTTAGTTCATCATCGTGAATGCCAGCAATATGATCTTTA
This portion of the Haemophilus haemolyticus genome encodes:
- the leuS gene encoding leucine--tRNA ligase: MQEQYRPDMIEPKVQQYWAENKVFKAIKDESKEKYYCLSMFPYPSGRLHMGHVRNYTIGDVISRYQRMLGKNVLQPFGWDAFGLPAEGAAIKNKTAPAKWTYENIAYMKKQLQLLGFGFDWDREMATCKPEYYKWEQWFFTELYKKGLVYKKTSTVNWCPNDETVLANEQVHEGCCWRCDTPVEQKEIPQWFIKITDYAEQLLGGLDTLPQWPDMVKTMQRNWIGRSEGVEITFDVADTNKKVAVYTTRPDTFYGVSYLGIAAAHPLASLAAQNNPELATFIQEAKNAKVAEADLATMEKKGMATGLFAIHPLTGEKLPIWVANFVLMHYGTGAVMAVPAHDQRDFEFAQKYSLPIKQVIAPLADEEIDLTKQAFVEHGKLVNSAEFDGKDFDGAFNGIADKLEKLGVGKRQVNYRLRDWGVSRQRYWGAPIPMLTLENGDVVPAPMEDLPIILPEDVVMDGVKSPIKADPNWAKTTLNGAPALKETDTFDTFMESSWYYARYTCPQYQNGMLDAEEANYWLPVDQYIGGIEHATMHLLYFRFFHKLLRDAGFVTSDEPADKLLCQGMVLADAFYYTSPTNERIWVSPTQVTLDRDEKGRIIKATDPEGRELVHSGMTKMSKSKNNGIDPQEMVEKYGADTVRLFMMFASPAEMTLEWQESGVEGAKRFLGRVWNLVYQYQQNPAKTSLDITALSAAQKALRREVHKTIAKVSDDIGRRQTFNTAIAAVMELMNKLTKASLESEQDRAVMAEALSAVVRMLYPITPHICFELWQALGNESNIDTAEWVKADEAAMVEDEKLIVVQVNGKVRGKVTVPATSSEEEIKATAKADPNVAKFLDGKEILKEIYIPLKMLNFVVKP
- the yggU gene encoding DUF167 family protein YggU; the encoded protein is MSAIEQNKDGIRLRIFLQPKASKDHIAGIHDDELKITITAPPVDGQANAHLLKFLSKSFKVPKSSIILEKGELSRHKQVWIPEPKLIPKEIQNLL